In one Magallana gigas chromosome 7, xbMagGiga1.1, whole genome shotgun sequence genomic region, the following are encoded:
- the LOC105327909 gene encoding galactoside alpha-(1,2)-fucosyltransferase 2 — translation MERYPQLKIYLLFALGLLVILMIGMNGYSLRNQSKFTDPTPKKHSYNNNYNPNVVTEKFGKKKLDGIVCVKFQGRLGNSMFQYVFLYLIAKLKHLYPILPENFELFHIFEIEKTTLSAIKKPLNACSKLPEYKERWSTSYDEQLLTVPSNKSARFVGYFLSWKYWLGYEDEIRKLLTFKDSIVQKAHAQMRNITSKMEFDITNESVIVSIHIRRGDFAGSVYINYGHLTPNETYYRNAMKYFKTRHKKVLFVVGSNDIDWSRKALDGEKNVYFSTGNAAAEDIALLSLANHTIISIGTYGWWIGWMAQGTCVYYKNAMRPGSRFANNVRTHSLDDFIYPGWIPVE, via the exons ATGGAAAGATATCCTCAGTTAA AAATTTATCTACTGTTTGCGCTAGGATTGTTGGTAATCTTGATGATCGGGATGAACGGTTATAGTTTGAGAAATCAGTCCAAGTTCACAGATCCCACTCCCAAAAAACATTCATATAATAACAATTATAATCCTAATGTAGTGACTGAAAAGTTTGGAAAGAAAAAGTTGGATGGTATAGTGTGTGTCAAATTTCAAGGACGACTTGGGAACTCAATGTTTCAGTATGTCTTCCTCTATCTAATAGCCAAACTCAAACATTTGTATCCTATTCTTCCAGAAAATTTCGAATTGTTCCATATATTTGAAATCGAAAAGACAACGCTTTCCGCCATCAAGAAACCTTTAAACGCTTGCTCCAAGTTACCCGAGTACAAGGAAAGATGGTCAACATCTTATGACGAACAGTTACTTACAGTTCCAAGTAATAAAAGCGCAAGATTTGTTGGGTACTTTCTTTCATGGAAATACTGGCTCGGTTACGAAGATGAAATTCGGAAACTTTTAACGTTCAAAGATTCCATCGTACAAAAAGCACATGCACAGATGAGGAATATCACTAGCAAAATGGAGTTTGATATCACCAACGAGAGTGTTATTGTCAGTATACATATCAGACGGGGAGATTTTGCGGGCAGTGTTTATATAAATTACGGACACCTTACACCCAATGAAACATATTACCGAAACgcaatgaaatatttcaaaacgcggcataaaaaagttttgtttgtgGTGGGATCTAACGATATAGACTGGTCGAGAAAAGCATTGGACGGGGAAAAGAATGTATATTTTTCGACAGGAAATGCCGCGGCGGAGGACATTGCTTTGCTGTCTCTAGCTAACCACACAATTATTTCCATCGGCACTTATGGTTGGTGGATCGGATGGATGGCACAGGGAACATGTGTATACTATAAAAACGCTATGAGACCTGGATCCAGGTTCGCAAATAATGTACGGACTCATTCTCTTGATGATTTTATTTACCCTGGGTGGATTCCagtagaataa